A part of Deltaproteobacteria bacterium CG2_30_66_27 genomic DNA contains:
- a CDS encoding transcriptional regulator, which produces RAHGGTLRTADALRLGVHPRTLYAMRDSGILEQISRGLFRLAELPPLGNPDLVTVALRIRNGVICLISALAFHELTTQVPHEVYVAVKQGSEPSRLAYPPVRLFWFSGDAFTEGVQIHKVGGVPLRIYGPEKTVADCFKHRNKIGLDVAMEALKTYRRRKSFNVDKLLQCARVCRVENIMRPYLEALL; this is translated from the coding sequence TCGAGCCCACGGTGGAACGCTGCGCACTGCGGATGCCCTCCGTCTTGGCGTACACCCGCGGACTCTCTACGCCATGCGGGATTCGGGCATCCTCGAGCAAATCAGCCGTGGTCTTTTTCGCCTTGCCGAATTGCCTCCCCTCGGGAATCCCGATCTCGTCACGGTCGCTCTCAGGATCCGAAACGGCGTGATCTGCCTCATCTCGGCGCTGGCGTTCCATGAACTGACGACGCAGGTGCCCCATGAGGTTTACGTGGCGGTCAAGCAAGGTTCGGAACCGTCCCGTCTCGCATATCCTCCGGTCCGCCTCTTCTGGTTCTCGGGCGATGCTTTTACCGAAGGAGTACAGATCCACAAGGTGGGTGGAGTCCCCCTTCGCATCTACGGCCCGGAAAAAACCGTCGCCGACTGCTTCAAGCACCGCAACAAGATCGGGCTCGATGTCGCCATGGAAGCTCTCAAGACATATCGGCGACGAAAATCGTTCAACGTAGACAAACTCCTTCAATGTGCTCGTGTTTGCAGGGTGGAAAACATCATGCGCCCGTACCTGGAAGCCCTCCTGTGA